The following are from one region of the Thermococcus cleftensis genome:
- a CDS encoding aldehyde ferredoxin oxidoreductase family protein, protein MEAKGGYWGRILRVNLTTGEIKVEPLPEEFPRKYLGGVGFGTRLLYDEVPAGADPLGPENKMIITPGLFVGTGIGTGSKTAFNFKSPLTGAYGRSMAGAKMGEELKKAGYDVLIIEGQSEEPVLLVIEDDEVKLVPAKEYWGLTTGEARKKAKEEYPGFATAFIGPAGENLSRIATIETDDRQAGRGGPGAVLGSKKLKGILVKGTKKVPIAQPEKLRELIKEWAMVFKDHPATKADMEYGSGEFLDWMNRERGTFPVRNWQMGFFKKAYERAKEEGREHIEIDPYFWAPKYRVGRKPCPLCNKPCSQYIKVESERWGTFMTDGPEYETLYSFGGVLELDDFETVAYLNYLADELGLDTISAGVTIAWAMEAYEKGLLTKEEADGLELTFGNGEAAVEALKKMAYREGNLGKLLADGVKRASERLGRGSEKFALHVKGMEPPAYDVRGIKGMALAFAVNVRGADHLTSGAYGTELVGKWWKFNGVDRTKGENKGFEIAFHENLMAIYDATGVCKFSRHMYFLEGFPPLVEAVTGMNIGEAELMVIGERIMNIARAFNVREGFTRKDDTLPYRIMWEPIPEGVSKGLHVPPWELDRMLDEYYQARGWSRDGIPTKAKLIALDLPDIADDIGAGI, encoded by the coding sequence ATGGAGGCAAAAGGCGGTTACTGGGGCAGGATTCTGAGGGTTAACTTAACGACCGGGGAAATAAAGGTGGAACCCCTCCCGGAGGAGTTCCCCAGGAAGTACCTCGGCGGCGTCGGCTTTGGAACGAGACTCCTCTACGACGAGGTTCCAGCTGGAGCTGATCCACTCGGGCCTGAGAACAAGATGATAATTACCCCAGGCCTGTTCGTTGGAACCGGCATTGGAACCGGCTCGAAGACGGCCTTCAACTTCAAGAGCCCGCTCACCGGTGCCTACGGCCGCTCGATGGCCGGGGCCAAGATGGGCGAGGAGCTGAAGAAGGCCGGCTACGACGTCCTCATCATCGAGGGGCAGAGTGAAGAGCCCGTCCTCCTCGTCATAGAGGACGACGAGGTGAAGCTCGTCCCAGCGAAGGAGTACTGGGGCCTCACCACCGGCGAGGCCAGGAAGAAAGCCAAGGAAGAGTACCCCGGCTTCGCAACGGCCTTCATCGGCCCGGCCGGCGAGAACCTCAGCAGGATAGCCACGATAGAGACCGACGACAGGCAGGCCGGTAGGGGCGGCCCCGGAGCAGTTCTCGGAAGCAAGAAGCTCAAGGGAATCCTCGTCAAGGGAACCAAGAAGGTACCGATAGCCCAGCCCGAGAAGCTCCGCGAGCTGATAAAGGAGTGGGCAATGGTCTTTAAGGATCACCCGGCCACCAAGGCCGACATGGAGTACGGAAGCGGCGAGTTCCTCGACTGGATGAACCGCGAGCGCGGAACCTTCCCGGTCAGGAACTGGCAGATGGGCTTCTTCAAGAAGGCCTACGAGAGGGCCAAGGAGGAGGGCAGGGAGCACATCGAAATAGACCCCTACTTCTGGGCGCCGAAGTACCGCGTTGGAAGAAAACCGTGCCCGCTCTGTAACAAGCCCTGCAGCCAGTACATCAAGGTCGAGAGCGAGCGCTGGGGCACCTTCATGACCGACGGGCCTGAGTACGAGACCCTCTACTCCTTCGGCGGTGTCCTTGAGCTCGACGACTTCGAAACCGTCGCCTACCTCAACTACCTCGCGGACGAGCTCGGCCTCGACACAATCTCCGCCGGTGTCACCATCGCCTGGGCCATGGAGGCCTACGAGAAGGGACTTCTCACCAAGGAAGAAGCTGACGGCCTTGAGCTGACCTTCGGAAACGGCGAGGCCGCGGTCGAGGCCCTCAAGAAGATGGCCTACCGCGAGGGCAACCTCGGAAAGCTCCTGGCAGATGGTGTCAAGAGGGCCAGCGAGAGGCTCGGCAGGGGAAGCGAGAAGTTCGCCCTCCACGTCAAGGGCATGGAGCCGCCTGCCTACGACGTCCGCGGCATAAAGGGAATGGCACTGGCATTTGCTGTGAATGTCCGCGGTGCCGACCACCTCACCAGCGGTGCCTACGGAACCGAGCTCGTTGGAAAGTGGTGGAAGTTCAACGGCGTGGACAGGACCAAGGGCGAGAACAAGGGCTTTGAGATAGCCTTCCACGAGAACCTCATGGCAATCTACGACGCCACCGGCGTCTGTAAGTTCTCAAGGCACATGTACTTCCTTGAGGGCTTCCCGCCGCTCGTTGAGGCCGTCACCGGCATGAACATCGGTGAAGCCGAGCTGATGGTCATCGGCGAGAGGATAATGAACATCGCAAGGGCATTCAACGTCCGCGAGGGCTTCACCAGGAAGGACGACACGCTCCCGTACAGGATCATGTGGGAGCCGATTCCGGAGGGTGTCAGCAAGGGCCTCCACGTCCCGCCCTGGGAGCTCGACAGGATGCTCGACGAGTACTACCAGGCAAGGGGCTGGAGCAGGGACGGAATCCCGACAAAGGCCAAGCTCATCGCCCTCGACCTCCCGGACATCGCCGACGATATCGGGGCTGGGATTTGA
- the taw2 gene encoding tRNA(Phe) (4-demethylwyosine(37)-C(7)) aminocarboxypropyltransferase Taw2 produces the protein MVRTQVIKPRIREILSRELPYELVGMLPKHWVQIGDVLILPLRPELEPYKHRIAEVYAQVLGVKTVLRKGRIGGEFRETNYEVLYGGDTVTVHVENGVKYKLDAARVMFSPANVKERVRMAKVARPGELVVDMFAGIGHLSLPMAVHGRARVIAIEKSPYTFRFLVENIELNGVWDRMTAYNIDNRDFPGEDIADRVLMGYVVKTHEFIPKALRIAKDGALIHYHNTVPERLMPEEPFGTFQRIAREHGYEVEKLNELVIKRYAPGVWHVVIDVKVFKR, from the coding sequence ATGGTAAGGACACAGGTGATAAAGCCCAGGATACGGGAAATCCTCTCCCGCGAGCTTCCCTATGAGTTAGTCGGCATGCTTCCAAAGCACTGGGTCCAGATAGGGGACGTCCTGATCCTCCCGCTTCGGCCGGAGCTCGAGCCCTACAAGCACAGGATAGCCGAGGTCTACGCCCAAGTTCTCGGCGTTAAAACAGTCCTCAGGAAGGGCAGAATAGGCGGCGAGTTCAGGGAGACCAACTACGAGGTTCTCTACGGTGGGGACACGGTGACGGTTCACGTGGAGAACGGGGTAAAGTACAAGCTCGACGCGGCCAGGGTAATGTTCTCCCCCGCCAACGTCAAGGAACGGGTTAGAATGGCCAAGGTCGCGAGGCCTGGCGAGCTGGTCGTGGACATGTTCGCCGGAATCGGCCACCTCAGCCTTCCGATGGCCGTCCACGGAAGAGCCAGGGTGATCGCCATAGAAAAAAGTCCCTACACCTTCCGCTTCCTGGTGGAGAACATCGAGCTGAACGGCGTGTGGGACAGAATGACGGCCTACAACATCGACAACCGCGACTTTCCGGGGGAGGACATAGCTGACAGGGTTCTCATGGGCTACGTGGTGAAAACCCACGAGTTCATTCCCAAGGCCCTGCGCATAGCCAAGGACGGGGCCCTAATCCACTACCACAACACCGTGCCGGAGAGGCTGATGCCGGAGGAACCCTTCGGGACGTTCCAGAGGATCGCGAGGGAACACGGCTATGAGGTTGAAAAGCTCAACGAGCTTGTAATCAAACGCTACGCCCCCGGCGTCTGGCACGTCGTGATCGATGTGAAGGTGTTCAAGCGATAG
- the cas4 gene encoding CRISPR-associated protein Cas4: MIKNNGNGENDGFVEFYASEALVCPRRIYFRLKGYPERWPEFVKVRLNQGINTHNVLGEILQKRFGFELEKHLVLRSRKLGFEIHGRIDAIGEFPIEIKGKTSVPSRPYDYHLAQLNIYMRWAEADYGYLYYVKLHEEPMKIISKIDFSRFPIVKGPNFRAFEVPYDGKLFKETLKHFYVVKKAYEKGKPPKGEYSYACRFCPYRYLCYPDEE, from the coding sequence ATGATCAAGAACAACGGGAACGGTGAAAACGACGGGTTCGTTGAGTTCTACGCGAGCGAGGCCTTAGTCTGTCCTCGAAGGATATACTTCAGGCTCAAGGGCTACCCCGAGAGGTGGCCCGAGTTCGTTAAGGTGAGGCTCAACCAGGGGATAAACACGCACAACGTCCTTGGCGAGATCCTTCAGAAGCGCTTCGGCTTCGAGCTGGAGAAGCACCTCGTTCTTCGCTCTCGGAAGCTCGGCTTCGAGATACACGGCAGGATAGATGCGATCGGCGAGTTTCCCATCGAGATAAAAGGCAAGACGAGCGTGCCTAGCAGGCCCTACGACTACCACTTGGCACAGCTCAACATCTACATGCGCTGGGCCGAGGCCGATTATGGCTACCTCTACTACGTCAAGCTCCACGAGGAGCCAATGAAGATTATAAGCAAGATAGACTTCTCTCGCTTCCCCATCGTCAAGGGGCCGAACTTCAGGGCCTTTGAAGTGCCCTACGACGGTAAGCTCTTCAAGGAAACCCTGAAGCACTTCTACGTGGTCAAGAAGGCCTACGAAAAGGGAAAGCCCCCCAAGGGCGAGTACTCCTACGCCTGCCGCTTCTGCCCCTACCGCTACCTCTGCTACCCGGACGAGGAATAG
- a CDS encoding MBL fold metallo-hydrolase: MALRKLRDSVYLYPGSPSTLVKVFEDSAVLIDPGHGSGRHKDLKREIKKLGLGLKAQLATHGHADHVAVAPRLDAPLFTHRFEFSIAESPLNREILTFGSRAPEGFLAYQFPGEVKVHAVFEWGDELFDLRAVKLNGHSPGMTGFLDEENGVLYAGDAFFGERVLEAVGLPYLVDPDLFKTSIKELQNYAEKGFLLVPSHGRAVESEGALELLDFNLRRVEETENLILEFLRKPMSLDELAFRIMGYYNVKVTPQKLALNLVPLRAFIAKLYNEGNVGARVERGLRWVRAE, from the coding sequence ATGGCCCTTCGGAAGCTCCGCGACTCGGTTTATCTTTATCCTGGCAGTCCCTCGACCCTTGTAAAGGTCTTCGAGGACTCTGCGGTCCTCATCGATCCCGGTCACGGGAGCGGGAGGCACAAGGACCTTAAAAGGGAGATCAAAAAGCTCGGGCTTGGACTTAAGGCCCAGCTCGCGACACATGGTCACGCGGATCACGTCGCCGTCGCGCCCAGGTTGGACGCGCCGCTCTTCACCCACCGCTTCGAGTTCTCCATAGCCGAAAGCCCACTCAACCGTGAGATCCTCACCTTCGGCTCGAGGGCACCTGAGGGCTTCCTCGCCTACCAGTTTCCCGGGGAGGTCAAGGTTCACGCGGTCTTCGAGTGGGGTGATGAGCTCTTCGACCTGAGGGCAGTCAAGCTTAACGGCCACTCCCCCGGAATGACGGGCTTCTTGGACGAGGAGAACGGCGTCCTCTACGCCGGTGATGCGTTCTTCGGCGAGAGGGTTCTCGAGGCCGTCGGCCTTCCGTACCTCGTGGACCCCGACTTATTTAAAACCTCAATTAAAGAATTACAGAATTATGCAGAGAAGGGCTTCCTCCTAGTGCCCTCGCACGGCAGGGCTGTGGAGAGTGAAGGGGCCCTTGAACTGCTCGATTTCAATCTGCGGCGCGTTGAGGAGACCGAGAACTTAATCCTGGAGTTCTTGAGGAAGCCTATGAGCCTCGATGAGCTCGCCTTCAGAATCATGGGGTACTACAACGTTAAAGTGACGCCCCAGAAGCTCGCCCTGAACCTCGTTCCACTCAGGGCATTCATAGCAAAGCTCTACAACGAGGGGAACGTCGGGGCGAGGGTTGAGAGGGGGCTCAGATGGGTGAGGGCGGAATGA
- a CDS encoding 2,3-phosphoglycerate synthetase, which translates to MVGKLVLIDGEHYPDVTAWAVERLGDVCCAVFLGGGEKIGDIGEVERRLQIPVYRGDDYISALEKAIVENGVTEVIDLSDEPVVDYEMRFRVASLCLRLGVAYRGADFLFTPREMKRPPKPSIAVIGTGKRVGKTAVGGFVARTLKEISRPLIITMGRGGPERPEVVDGESFELTPEFLAGLARQGRHAASDHFEDALTSRVTTIGCRRCGGGMAGFSFFDVVDEAVEMAKTMPHDLLIFEGSGASFPAYRAGAYITVTSALQREEYLRGYFGPFRLSLADLVVVTMAEVAGRERAERVAKIVREVNPGADVHLVTFRPRPLGDVSGKRVALVMTNELGIEPARRHLESLGAEVLHVSPNLSRRNLLRGDLASFRGVDAVVVELKAAAVDVVTLWALENGLEVIYFDNEPVNVDGKSLREAVLALGRSVLGGGR; encoded by the coding sequence ATGGTCGGAAAGCTCGTCCTGATCGATGGAGAGCACTATCCAGACGTCACAGCTTGGGCCGTGGAGAGACTTGGAGACGTGTGCTGTGCGGTCTTCCTTGGGGGAGGGGAGAAGATCGGCGACATTGGCGAGGTGGAGAGGAGGCTCCAGATTCCCGTGTACCGTGGGGACGATTACATCTCCGCGCTGGAGAAGGCAATTGTGGAGAACGGAGTGACGGAGGTCATCGACCTGAGTGACGAACCCGTTGTGGACTACGAGATGCGCTTCAGAGTAGCATCGCTGTGCCTCAGGCTCGGCGTGGCCTACCGGGGGGCGGACTTCCTGTTCACCCCGAGGGAGATGAAAAGGCCACCAAAGCCCAGCATCGCGGTCATAGGGACTGGAAAGAGGGTCGGGAAGACCGCCGTCGGCGGCTTCGTGGCGAGGACGCTGAAGGAGATTTCGCGGCCTCTCATAATCACGATGGGGCGCGGGGGACCGGAGAGACCGGAGGTGGTCGATGGCGAGAGCTTCGAGCTGACCCCCGAGTTCCTCGCGGGACTCGCGAGGCAGGGCCGGCACGCTGCTTCGGACCATTTCGAGGACGCCCTCACATCGAGGGTGACGACGATAGGCTGCAGGAGATGCGGGGGAGGAATGGCGGGATTTTCCTTCTTCGACGTGGTGGACGAGGCGGTGGAGATGGCAAAGACGATGCCCCACGACCTCCTGATTTTCGAGGGGAGCGGTGCCAGCTTCCCGGCCTATCGGGCCGGGGCGTACATCACGGTCACCAGCGCCCTCCAGAGGGAGGAGTATCTCAGGGGTTACTTCGGGCCCTTCAGGCTGTCGCTGGCTGACCTGGTCGTGGTCACCATGGCCGAGGTTGCCGGACGGGAGAGGGCAGAGAGGGTCGCGAAAATTGTCAGGGAGGTGAATCCCGGGGCCGACGTCCACCTCGTCACCTTCAGGCCGAGGCCCCTCGGCGACGTCTCTGGGAAGAGGGTTGCCCTGGTCATGACGAACGAGCTGGGCATAGAACCGGCCAGGAGGCACCTCGAGTCCCTGGGTGCGGAGGTTCTTCACGTCTCCCCGAACCTTTCGAGGAGAAACCTTCTGAGGGGGGACCTGGCGTCGTTCAGGGGTGTTGATGCCGTTGTGGTGGAGCTGAAGGCCGCGGCGGTGGACGTGGTAACCCTCTGGGCCCTCGAAAACGGCCTGGAGGTAATCTACTTCGACAACGAGCCGGTTAACGTGGACGGAAAAAGCCTGAGGGAGGCCGTGCTCGCCCTGGGACGCTCCGTGCTGGGGGGAGGAAGATGA
- a CDS encoding 2-phosphoglycerate kinase has product MIIVTDPERKMRLPFSRGILTRSITLAGVDVGVAYIIATEVQKELNEKGRRLVTTEEIRELTYRKLIEHGLEEAARRYLFWRQLRRLKVPITILLGGATGVGKSTIATELAFRLGIRSVIGTDTIREVMRKIIAPELLPDIHASSFLAWRTIHAEGGGGSPLIEGFKSQVKHVSVGVSAVLERAYKEGSNAIIEGIHLVPGYVELRENSFMYVITVGSERDLEARFYERARYSKRSADYYLEHLEEILEIQEFIVERAREHGVRVIENVELEKTVNAIMEDLMERLRERIGRG; this is encoded by the coding sequence ATGATAATCGTCACCGATCCCGAGAGGAAGATGCGCCTGCCCTTCTCGAGGGGCATACTGACCCGCTCGATCACGCTGGCCGGGGTGGACGTGGGGGTGGCGTACATAATCGCCACGGAGGTTCAGAAGGAGCTCAACGAGAAGGGCCGCAGGCTCGTGACGACCGAGGAGATACGGGAGCTGACCTACAGGAAGCTCATTGAGCACGGCCTGGAGGAGGCGGCGAGGCGCTACCTCTTCTGGCGCCAGCTGAGGAGGCTCAAGGTGCCCATAACGATACTCCTTGGAGGAGCCACCGGTGTCGGAAAATCCACGATAGCCACGGAGCTGGCCTTCAGGCTCGGCATAAGGAGCGTTATCGGAACGGACACGATAAGGGAGGTGATGAGGAAGATAATCGCGCCGGAGCTACTCCCTGATATCCACGCCTCCTCGTTCCTGGCCTGGAGGACGATCCACGCGGAGGGCGGTGGCGGTTCACCCCTCATTGAAGGATTCAAGAGCCAGGTCAAGCACGTCTCCGTCGGCGTCTCGGCCGTCCTCGAGAGGGCCTACAAGGAGGGCTCGAACGCCATAATCGAGGGCATACACCTCGTCCCGGGCTACGTCGAGCTGAGGGAGAACAGCTTTATGTACGTGATAACCGTGGGGAGCGAGAGGGACCTCGAGGCGAGGTTCTACGAGAGGGCGCGCTACAGCAAGAGGTCCGCCGACTACTACCTGGAGCACCTGGAGGAGATACTGGAGATACAGGAGTTCATAGTTGAGAGGGCGAGGGAGCACGGCGTGAGGGTCATAGAGAACGTCGAGCTCGAGAAAACCGTGAACGCGATAATGGAGGACCTGATGGAGCGCCTCAGGGAGAGGATCGGAAGGGGGTGA